The Rhodocytophaga rosea genome has a segment encoding these proteins:
- a CDS encoding protein-L-isoaspartate(D-aspartate) O-methyltransferase, whose product MRKALIRTLAEKGITHPEVLRVMEKVPRHFFFEKAFLEHAYQDKAFPIGEGQTISQPYTVAFQTQLLAPKPGDKVFEIGTGSGYQAAILAEMGVKLFTVEFNRHLYTRASQLLLTQLRYNIKMYCGDGSVGLPVYAPFDKIIVTAGAPAVPKNLVDQLKIGGVLIIPVGNNEKQQMLRITRAEDNKIIKETFQIFSFVPLLGKNGWK is encoded by the coding sequence ATGCGAAAAGCATTGATACGCACACTGGCAGAGAAAGGCATTACTCATCCTGAAGTACTGCGGGTGATGGAGAAAGTACCCCGCCATTTTTTCTTTGAAAAAGCCTTTCTGGAACATGCCTACCAGGATAAAGCTTTTCCCATCGGTGAAGGGCAAACAATTTCACAACCCTATACCGTTGCTTTTCAAACGCAATTGTTAGCACCCAAACCAGGCGACAAAGTATTTGAAATTGGCACCGGTTCGGGTTACCAGGCAGCTATTCTGGCTGAAATGGGCGTAAAATTGTTTACGGTTGAATTTAATCGCCATCTGTACACAAGAGCTAGTCAGCTATTACTAACACAGCTTCGTTACAATATAAAAATGTATTGCGGCGATGGCTCGGTAGGTTTACCAGTATATGCACCTTTTGATAAAATTATAGTAACAGCCGGTGCGCCTGCTGTACCAAAAAACCTGGTAGATCAGTTAAAAATAGGTGGAGTCCTTATAATTCCCGTAGGCAATAATGAAAAGCAACAAATGCTAAGAATTACCCGGGCAGAGGATAACAAAATTATTAAAGAAACGTTTCAAATATTTAGTTTTGTGCCTTTACTGGGCAAAAATGGATGGAAATAA
- a CDS encoding sodium:solute symporter family protein produces MLLSTLDWIIVFAFFIISLLIGLYAAKSAGKSASEFFLSGRNMPWWLLGVSMVATTFSCDTPNLVTDIVRQNGVAGNWAWWAFLLTGMLTVFIYAKLWRRTQVLTDLEFYEIRYSGKMAAFLRGFRAIYLGVFFNIMVMATVSLALTKIGAVMLQWPAVQTLVISMAITAVYSTIGGFKGVLLTDFFQFFIAMLGSFWAAYYLLDLPQVGGLQNLLSHSAVSPKLSMLPDFADSDALITLLILPLAVQWWSVWYPGAEPGGGGYIAQRMLSAKNEKGAIAATLFFNVAHYALRPWPWIIVALASLIVFPDIPSIQQAFPNVAPQLIRHDFAYPAMLSFLPSGLIGLVVASLIAAFMSTISTQVNWGSSYIVNDFYQRFINPQASEKQLVAVGRWSTVILMVLTCLFALVLENALQAFNILLQVGAGTGLIFILRWFWWRINAYSEMAAMAISFLVALYLELIHPALGFAPIGNVSKLLLGVGITTVGWIIVTFLTRPTDTATLRSFYKLVKPGGPGWQKVVEEAQKDNEPLETANSKGWDVPVGILCMLIGTLLVYFALFAVGNWIYGNYGLASLLTVGVAITSFILIKLWSKLQMDETQPAPQQKISI; encoded by the coding sequence ATGTTATTAAGTACCCTCGACTGGATTATTGTATTTGCATTTTTTATCATTTCATTACTAATCGGCTTGTATGCGGCTAAAAGTGCTGGTAAAAGTGCGTCTGAATTCTTTCTCTCCGGACGGAATATGCCCTGGTGGCTACTTGGGGTTTCTATGGTGGCTACTACTTTCTCCTGCGACACTCCAAACCTGGTAACTGATATTGTCCGGCAAAATGGAGTAGCCGGTAACTGGGCATGGTGGGCATTTTTGCTGACTGGAATGCTTACCGTATTTATATATGCCAAACTCTGGCGACGCACCCAGGTACTTACTGATTTAGAATTTTATGAAATCCGCTACAGTGGTAAAATGGCTGCCTTCCTTCGGGGATTCAGGGCTATTTACCTGGGTGTATTTTTTAATATTATGGTAATGGCAACTGTAAGTCTGGCGCTTACCAAGATTGGAGCAGTAATGTTGCAATGGCCTGCCGTGCAAACTCTGGTTATTTCTATGGCGATTACAGCGGTATACAGTACCATTGGCGGATTTAAAGGGGTATTGCTTACTGACTTTTTCCAGTTCTTTATTGCCATGCTAGGCTCCTTCTGGGCGGCTTACTACTTGCTGGATCTGCCACAAGTAGGAGGATTACAAAATTTACTTTCACATAGCGCTGTAAGTCCTAAATTATCTATGTTGCCGGATTTTGCGGATTCTGATGCACTGATTACATTACTCATTCTGCCACTGGCCGTACAATGGTGGAGTGTATGGTATCCTGGTGCCGAACCAGGCGGTGGCGGCTATATTGCACAACGGATGTTATCGGCAAAAAATGAGAAAGGTGCGATTGCAGCTACCCTGTTTTTTAATGTGGCTCATTACGCCTTACGTCCCTGGCCTTGGATTATAGTAGCGCTCGCCTCCCTGATCGTTTTTCCGGATATACCCTCTATTCAACAAGCGTTCCCCAATGTGGCACCTCAGCTTATCCGGCATGATTTTGCTTACCCGGCTATGCTTAGCTTTTTGCCTAGCGGCTTAATAGGACTGGTAGTGGCTTCTTTGATCGCAGCTTTTATGTCTACCATTTCAACACAGGTAAACTGGGGATCTTCTTATATTGTAAATGACTTTTATCAGCGCTTTATTAATCCTCAGGCCAGTGAAAAACAGCTGGTAGCTGTAGGCCGGTGGTCAACAGTAATACTGATGGTGCTTACCTGCCTGTTTGCCCTGGTTCTGGAAAATGCGTTACAAGCTTTTAATATTCTCTTGCAAGTGGGAGCCGGTACCGGACTGATATTTATTTTGCGCTGGTTCTGGTGGCGTATCAATGCTTATAGTGAAATGGCAGCAATGGCGATTTCTTTTCTGGTGGCGCTTTATCTGGAGCTGATTCACCCAGCATTAGGATTTGCCCCTATTGGTAATGTGAGCAAATTATTGCTGGGCGTAGGTATTACAACTGTTGGCTGGATTATCGTTACTTTTCTAACAAGACCTACTGATACTGCAACCTTGCGGAGTTTCTATAAATTGGTAAAACCTGGCGGACCTGGCTGGCAAAAAGTAGTAGAGGAGGCACAAAAGGATAACGAGCCTTTAGAAACGGCGAATTCAAAGGGATGGGATGTACCTGTAGGAATATTATGTATGCTCATAGGAACATTACTGGTGTATTTCGCATTGTTTGCCGTGGGTAACTGGATTTATGGCAACTATGGACTTGCCTCCTTGTTGACGGTTGGGGTAGCTATTACTTCCTTCATATTAATTAAATTGTGGTCAAAATTGCAGATGGATGAGACGCAACCGGCTCCTCAGCAAAAGATTTCCATATAA
- a CDS encoding M3 family oligoendopeptidase, translated as MLHTSPVLQVPQRKPRRFLPENFQLTNWESIKPFFDNLNKRSIRSAADLQRWFRDRSELESYLSENFAWRYIKMTCDTANEQLVNHLNEFITDIQPQIAPETNSLNEKALNNTHLQHIQEEGFDILVRSLKKEFEIFREENIPIITELQTEERKYGAIAGAMTVEIDGKELTLQQASDYLQSTDRAKREDIYRKIQERRYQDKDSLDELFNKLVGLRHQLAINADFANYRDYMFAALGRFDYTPEDCFAFHQAVAQAVVPLLNNLATERKQALQLETLRPWDVKVDISNLPALVPFISGEDLMNKTIECFKRLDPFLGECLTIMKKMGHLDLESRKGKAPGGYNYPLDEIGVPFIFMNATSNLRDMVTILHEGGHAIHSFLTRDLSLNAYKHPPSEVAELASMSMELISMDHWNLFFDNENDLRRAKRQHLEQIIETLPWVATIDKFQHWIYEHPQHTVEERRTEWAQIYEQFSDTITDWSGLEKYKQYIWQKQLHLYEVPFYYIEYGIAQLGAVAVWKNFKENPEKGLQGYLNALKLGYTKPIRQIYEAAYIPFDFSKEYITTLMNFVKAELEKVK; from the coding sequence ATGCTACATACGTCTCCAGTATTACAAGTGCCTCAGCGGAAACCCAGAAGGTTCCTGCCAGAAAACTTCCAGCTAACCAATTGGGAAAGTATAAAACCCTTCTTCGACAACCTGAACAAACGATCAATCCGTTCAGCCGCCGACCTGCAACGCTGGTTTCGCGATCGCAGTGAACTGGAATCGTATCTATCGGAGAATTTTGCCTGGCGCTACATTAAAATGACCTGCGATACGGCCAATGAACAACTAGTTAATCATCTGAATGAATTTATTACTGATATACAACCTCAGATTGCCCCGGAAACCAATTCTCTCAATGAAAAAGCGCTAAATAATACTCATTTGCAGCATATTCAGGAAGAAGGATTTGATATTCTGGTCAGAAGTCTGAAAAAGGAATTTGAAATTTTCCGGGAAGAGAACATTCCAATTATTACAGAATTACAAACTGAAGAACGCAAATATGGCGCTATTGCCGGAGCTATGACTGTGGAGATTGATGGTAAGGAACTCACGCTTCAGCAGGCATCCGATTATCTGCAATCTACCGACCGGGCCAAACGGGAAGATATATATAGGAAGATTCAGGAGAGAAGATACCAGGATAAAGATTCCTTAGATGAGCTTTTCAATAAATTAGTCGGATTACGCCATCAGCTTGCCATTAATGCAGACTTTGCTAACTACCGCGATTATATGTTTGCTGCCCTGGGCCGCTTTGATTATACTCCCGAAGATTGTTTTGCTTTTCACCAGGCTGTTGCCCAGGCTGTTGTTCCCTTGCTGAATAATCTGGCTACTGAACGCAAACAAGCTTTACAACTCGAAACACTTCGTCCCTGGGATGTAAAGGTGGATATTTCCAACTTGCCTGCCTTAGTTCCCTTTATCAGCGGAGAAGATTTGATGAACAAAACCATTGAATGTTTCAAAAGGCTCGATCCTTTTTTGGGAGAATGCCTCACCATTATGAAAAAAATGGGTCATCTGGATCTGGAATCACGAAAAGGAAAAGCACCGGGCGGGTATAACTATCCCCTGGATGAAATAGGCGTTCCATTTATCTTTATGAATGCTACTTCTAATTTGCGGGATATGGTAACTATTTTGCACGAAGGAGGCCATGCGATCCATTCATTCCTCACCAGAGACCTAAGCCTGAATGCTTACAAACATCCACCATCGGAAGTGGCTGAACTGGCCTCTATGTCAATGGAATTAATTAGTATGGATCACTGGAATTTGTTTTTTGATAATGAAAACGACTTACGCCGGGCAAAAAGACAACATCTGGAGCAAATTATTGAAACTCTCCCCTGGGTAGCTACTATCGATAAATTCCAGCACTGGATCTATGAGCATCCGCAGCATACCGTAGAGGAGAGACGTACAGAATGGGCGCAGATTTATGAACAATTTTCAGATACTATTACCGATTGGAGCGGACTCGAGAAATACAAACAGTATATCTGGCAAAAGCAGTTGCATTTGTATGAAGTGCCTTTTTACTATATAGAATATGGCATTGCTCAACTGGGTGCCGTCGCTGTGTGGAAAAATTTTAAAGAAAACCCCGAAAAAGGATTACAAGGATATTTGAATGCATTAAAACTAGGATATACCAAACCTATCCGCCAGATTTATGAAGCCGCCTACATTCCCTTCGACTTCTCTAAAGAATACATCACCACATTAATGAATTTTGTAAAAGCGGAACTGGAGAAAGTAAAATAA
- a CDS encoding tetratricopeptide repeat protein, giving the protein MRFFLILLLTLVVFSASAAFRFTPALEEAYFNILALKVDKGSQLIQEELRKDPQNGIAIYLENYADLIRLLITENKDTYHWLSGNENNRLEKISRLEKESPYYLFCQAEIKLQWAFIKLKFGEELSAAWSIRQAYKLLEQNQKKFPEFLPNKKSLGLLHVLIGSVPEKYNWVINSAGMQGTVTEGLQELQAVQNCNLPFSLESSLLLSMIHTYILKSGKETLSGFERICQTYPDNLLAHFVYASAAMKEGRSELALTVLQGRPTGHGYLPLHLIAYRKGEIFLQKGQYEEAQKQYTLFLMNYKGQNFLKDTYYKLFLIQWLTNQPSPEQYLDDVLTIGQTVTEADKYAHKFAETKVLPHKSLMKSRLSFDGGYYPEAADAIGNFTESSFPQEKDKAEFNYRKARIFHKTERITEAITHYERTIQLSEEEQYYFGANAALQLGYIYQQQGQLAQARKYYEKALSYKKHEYKNSINNKAKAALSELDTE; this is encoded by the coding sequence GTGCGTTTTTTTCTGATTTTACTGCTTACGCTTGTTGTTTTTTCTGCCTCAGCTGCTTTCCGGTTTACACCAGCTCTGGAAGAAGCCTATTTTAATATACTCGCTTTGAAGGTAGATAAAGGCAGCCAGTTGATACAGGAAGAACTTCGGAAAGATCCACAAAATGGAATTGCGATCTACCTGGAAAATTATGCAGACCTGATAAGATTGCTCATTACAGAGAATAAAGACACCTACCACTGGCTCTCAGGAAATGAAAACAACAGATTAGAAAAGATAAGCCGACTGGAGAAAGAATCGCCTTACTATTTATTTTGCCAGGCTGAAATCAAATTGCAGTGGGCTTTCATCAAACTCAAATTTGGGGAGGAACTATCTGCTGCCTGGAGTATCCGGCAAGCCTATAAATTACTGGAGCAGAATCAGAAAAAATTTCCTGAATTTTTGCCTAATAAAAAATCTCTGGGATTATTGCATGTATTAATTGGTTCAGTGCCAGAAAAATACAACTGGGTAATCAACTCGGCTGGAATGCAGGGTACGGTAACAGAAGGTTTGCAGGAATTACAGGCAGTGCAAAACTGCAATCTGCCCTTTAGCCTGGAATCCTCTCTCCTGTTGAGTATGATTCATACTTATATTCTCAAATCAGGAAAAGAAACTTTATCGGGTTTTGAGCGTATATGCCAAACTTATCCTGATAATTTATTAGCACATTTTGTATATGCCTCAGCAGCGATGAAAGAAGGCCGAAGTGAGCTGGCATTAACTGTTTTGCAAGGCCGGCCTACCGGTCATGGGTACTTGCCATTGCATCTGATTGCGTACCGGAAAGGAGAGATATTTCTGCAAAAAGGACAATATGAGGAAGCTCAAAAGCAGTATACTCTTTTCCTGATGAATTATAAAGGTCAGAATTTTTTAAAAGACACCTATTATAAATTGTTTCTGATCCAATGGCTAACCAATCAGCCATCTCCGGAGCAATACCTGGATGATGTACTAACCATTGGGCAAACGGTAACAGAGGCAGATAAGTATGCGCATAAATTTGCAGAAACCAAGGTACTACCACACAAAAGCCTAATGAAGTCCCGGCTTTCTTTTGATGGTGGCTATTATCCGGAGGCGGCAGACGCAATTGGAAATTTTACTGAGAGCAGCTTTCCGCAGGAAAAAGATAAGGCTGAATTTAATTACCGCAAAGCCAGGATTTTTCATAAAACTGAAAGAATTACAGAAGCAATTACACATTATGAGCGTACCATTCAACTGAGTGAAGAAGAACAGTATTATTTTGGCGCCAATGCCGCCTTGCAGTTAGGCTATATATACCAGCAACAAGGACAATTGGCACAAGCCAGGAAATATTACGAAAAAGCATTATCTTATAAAAAACATGAATACAAAAACAGTATTAATAATAAAGCCAAGGCAGCACTGAGCGAACTGGATACAGAGTAA
- a CDS encoding translocation/assembly module TamB domain-containing protein — protein MFAAVWGALQIPQVQTAVVKKVTQSLSKKLNTTLSIKRVDIDFFKTVVLEGIYLEDQKKDTLLFAQELKVNLGILSLLNKTVHVNLIGLDNAVVNLTRAENDSTFNFAFIPEAFASSDTTAKDTTASAWDFDLSEVNLQKVRFTMADDYQGNDLNMALNSFVVDVQTLGLSDKYPKINSINIDGLQMAFSQPQPEADTLAQAAAEVTKLDTLASSVAKAIDTDSLPQQAGTQVKDSVETPFNDSGYRLTIKDIDIKNTNLKYDVKGAHVAAKGMDFGHIDVRGLLLAITGIEIGPNNFALQVENFAFREKSGFDLKQLALDFKADMPAVQIDLQKLQTAHSLLDDGILINIASITDAANLVKQLEIYAKFKQDSLGIEDAQYFTTALDTFPALQAQHLFLDGNMHLDGQNAEMERLKLSINNANYLLLNGNASNIYNLADMQVNLDISPLHTSSTFIQSFLPKGTLPPQFNEMGNIVLRANLNGRLSGIKGDINLQTAAGSANMNFTGSTDTSFTRNQANARLSVRELNLEKILGKESKMGKVTLTAQINGSRNGDNIAVKNALVNLASLRYNQYTYRNIKLTGDYINELATAVLESDDKNLQATLKASANMQTKQPGFHLLADIREVNLRELNFTTDTLTIRSGIFADMRGTVPDEMTGGLTLSNLVVQQSTRALTMDSLIVALDKNDDFRTVSIRSDVLSAKAQGNFTFEELPQAINLFIKEYLTTYPVSNQALKNDQSVKFEMAVKANPQIIEGMVEGLDIPQDITFTGNFSSATNQLNLQGNAPQINFGEQGVSDFKLDVNTNGDKLSFGAQAAQVKVSDSLVVPLPRITSTIDEDNLKFNIRFAAEEAISRLNLNGRFMIKKDTFIVNFDPSDIYVKNKHWQLADNSKIVYAPKYLFADNFMLNHNDQVIAIYSRDIGNAPKPLHVSLSNIDIGEILELVGQQALGLSGKIFGETEIQDLFEAPTIEALVKVDTLKVNESAIGHIRLEADRNTEGGISLQANIESQANDINAAGSYFPAKETDNLSLDVKINKITLEQFRTFVSKHVTEMSGNLTADLKVRGSISEPAVTGDLVFGKTLIRPALLGVPFTINDQKISFRDKTVVLEKFTFADEDKRTAVLDGNLDYRDMENIRMNMSFKTDRFQFLNTRTGESFYGKAFASVNIRMQGPVSNLEMTGNVRTLEDTQVFLIAYDKGAAEVERAEYITFINPNAPASENDAENAEEEEEASISGFVMNLRATVTSETEVNILLNDQSKDNIRALGDGDFDLRMTPQGDFLINGVYTINDGSYLLDLMGAVKKKFDIRKGSTITLNGPPTDAELDITAVYEVETSLADIGVETESKRVPVWAVTKISGNLEGLEVKFDIEIPNTGDNNYALNDRLASIRADESELNKQVFSLIALNKFLPENNNLFGGSGGGGGTTSTVNAQVDQGISGLLSQQLNNLAQDYLGVQVSVNVESREGTSSYTDKNVGVNVSKQLFDERLSVSVGGNVGVGGAASASNNARNIIGDFTVEYRLLPSGNLNLKFFRKNEQNILISSTRQQERIGFSILHRKNFNRWKYLFISRKRARERENLKLETSSETKELD, from the coding sequence TTGTTTGCTGCTGTATGGGGAGCATTACAGATTCCTCAGGTACAAACAGCGGTTGTAAAAAAAGTTACGCAAAGCCTTTCCAAAAAGCTCAACACTACCCTGAGCATTAAACGGGTAGATATAGATTTTTTCAAAACCGTTGTATTAGAAGGGATCTACCTGGAAGATCAGAAAAAGGATACGCTTCTGTTTGCACAGGAATTGAAAGTAAACCTGGGGATACTTTCACTGTTAAACAAAACCGTTCATGTAAACCTGATCGGCTTAGATAATGCGGTAGTTAACCTGACCAGGGCAGAAAATGATTCTACTTTTAATTTTGCTTTTATTCCGGAAGCCTTTGCCTCCAGCGATACAACTGCTAAAGATACGACAGCCTCTGCCTGGGATTTTGATCTGAGTGAAGTGAACCTGCAAAAAGTCCGCTTTACCATGGCTGACGATTACCAGGGCAATGACCTGAATATGGCACTGAACTCGTTTGTAGTAGACGTACAAACCCTTGGCCTTTCAGATAAATACCCTAAAATCAACAGCATTAATATTGATGGGTTACAAATGGCATTCAGCCAGCCGCAACCGGAAGCCGATACACTCGCACAAGCTGCAGCAGAAGTTACCAAGTTAGATACGCTAGCCAGTTCTGTAGCCAAAGCCATCGATACAGACTCTTTGCCTCAGCAGGCAGGCACACAAGTAAAAGATTCTGTGGAAACTCCATTTAATGACAGTGGCTACCGCCTGACTATCAAAGATATTGACATTAAAAATACCAACCTGAAGTATGATGTAAAGGGCGCACATGTTGCAGCTAAAGGAATGGATTTTGGCCATATTGATGTACGCGGCTTATTGCTGGCAATTACAGGAATTGAAATTGGACCCAATAACTTTGCCCTTCAAGTAGAGAACTTTGCTTTCCGCGAAAAAAGTGGGTTTGACCTGAAACAACTGGCACTTGATTTTAAAGCAGATATGCCAGCTGTACAAATAGACCTGCAAAAGTTACAAACGGCTCATTCTCTTCTGGATGATGGCATTCTGATAAATATTGCCTCTATTACAGATGCAGCCAACCTGGTGAAGCAACTGGAAATATACGCCAAGTTCAAACAGGATTCTCTTGGGATAGAAGATGCACAATATTTTACTACCGCTCTGGATACATTTCCTGCCCTTCAGGCACAACATCTGTTTCTGGATGGCAATATGCACCTGGATGGACAGAATGCAGAAATGGAGCGATTAAAACTATCTATTAATAATGCTAACTACCTTCTCCTGAACGGGAATGCAAGTAATATTTACAATTTAGCCGATATGCAGGTGAATCTGGATATTTCTCCTTTGCATACCAGCTCAACTTTTATTCAAAGTTTTTTACCCAAAGGCACTTTGCCACCACAGTTTAATGAGATGGGAAATATAGTACTCCGGGCTAACCTGAATGGGCGTTTAAGCGGCATAAAAGGAGATATTAATTTACAGACTGCAGCTGGAAGTGCAAATATGAATTTTACTGGCTCTACTGATACTTCTTTCACCCGTAACCAAGCTAATGCCCGTTTGTCGGTGAGAGAACTAAATCTGGAGAAAATACTTGGTAAAGAAAGTAAAATGGGGAAGGTTACGCTTACCGCACAAATCAATGGCAGCCGGAATGGAGATAATATCGCTGTGAAGAATGCGCTGGTAAACCTGGCAAGTCTCCGATATAACCAGTATACCTACCGCAATATCAAACTAACTGGTGATTATATAAATGAACTGGCTACTGCGGTTCTGGAATCTGATGACAAAAACTTACAAGCTACGCTTAAAGCTTCAGCCAACATGCAAACCAAACAACCTGGATTCCATTTGCTGGCAGACATCCGGGAAGTAAATCTACGGGAGCTTAACTTTACAACAGATACCCTTACCATCCGCTCTGGTATTTTTGCTGATATGCGGGGAACGGTACCTGATGAAATGACAGGCGGACTTACATTGAGTAATCTGGTTGTGCAACAGTCAACCCGGGCGCTTACCATGGATTCGTTGATTGTAGCGCTTGATAAAAATGATGATTTTCGTACGGTAAGCATCCGCTCGGATGTATTGAGTGCAAAAGCCCAGGGAAATTTCACTTTTGAAGAATTACCACAGGCCATCAATTTATTTATTAAAGAGTATCTCACTACCTATCCTGTTAGCAACCAGGCGCTGAAGAACGATCAGTCGGTGAAGTTTGAAATGGCAGTGAAAGCGAATCCTCAGATTATAGAAGGTATGGTGGAAGGACTGGACATTCCACAGGATATTACTTTCACTGGAAACTTCTCCAGTGCTACCAATCAATTGAATCTACAGGGCAATGCACCTCAAATCAATTTTGGAGAACAAGGTGTTTCAGATTTTAAACTGGATGTAAATACAAATGGCGATAAACTGTCTTTTGGAGCACAAGCTGCCCAGGTAAAAGTGAGTGATAGTTTGGTGGTTCCATTACCTAGAATTACGTCTACTATCGATGAAGACAACCTGAAATTTAATATCCGTTTTGCAGCTGAGGAAGCAATTTCAAGGCTCAATTTGAATGGTCGCTTTATGATCAAAAAAGATACCTTCATTGTAAACTTTGATCCATCAGATATCTACGTGAAAAATAAGCACTGGCAGCTTGCCGATAACAGCAAAATTGTGTATGCACCTAAGTACCTGTTTGCAGATAATTTTATGCTTAATCATAACGATCAGGTAATAGCTATATACAGCCGGGATATAGGGAATGCTCCCAAACCGCTGCATGTGTCATTGTCTAATATTGATATTGGAGAAATTCTGGAGTTAGTAGGACAGCAAGCACTGGGATTGAGTGGTAAAATATTCGGAGAGACCGAGATTCAAGATCTTTTTGAAGCACCAACAATAGAAGCTTTGGTGAAAGTAGATACGCTAAAGGTAAATGAAAGTGCTATTGGCCATATCCGCCTCGAAGCCGACCGGAATACAGAAGGTGGTATCTCTTTGCAAGCCAATATTGAGAGCCAGGCTAATGATATTAATGCAGCTGGTTCATACTTCCCGGCCAAAGAAACGGATAATTTAAGTCTGGATGTTAAAATTAATAAGATCACCTTAGAGCAGTTCCGGACTTTTGTTAGTAAGCATGTAACAGAAATGTCTGGTAATCTGACAGCGGATCTTAAAGTACGAGGCAGTATTTCTGAGCCAGCTGTAACTGGTGATCTGGTGTTTGGTAAAACATTGATACGGCCTGCCTTGCTTGGTGTACCTTTTACCATTAACGATCAGAAAATCAGTTTCCGGGACAAAACAGTGGTATTAGAAAAATTTACTTTCGCTGATGAAGATAAACGTACGGCTGTACTAGATGGTAATCTGGATTACCGGGATATGGAGAATATCCGGATGAACATGTCTTTCAAAACCGATCGTTTCCAGTTCCTGAATACCCGTACAGGCGAATCTTTTTACGGAAAAGCCTTTGCTTCGGTCAATATACGCATGCAAGGCCCAGTGAGTAATCTGGAAATGACAGGAAATGTACGTACGCTGGAAGATACTCAGGTTTTCCTGATCGCTTACGATAAAGGAGCCGCAGAAGTGGAAAGAGCTGAATATATCACTTTTATAAATCCAAATGCACCAGCATCAGAAAACGATGCCGAAAATGCAGAGGAAGAGGAAGAAGCAAGTATTTCAGGCTTTGTGATGAATCTACGGGCCACAGTAACTTCAGAAACTGAAGTAAACATTTTGCTCAACGACCAGAGTAAAGACAATATCCGGGCATTAGGGGATGGCGATTTTGACCTCAGAATGACGCCACAAGGTGACTTTCTGATTAATGGGGTTTATACGATTAATGATGGTAGTTACCTGCTTGATCTGATGGGAGCCGTTAAGAAGAAATTTGATATACGCAAAGGCAGTACCATTACGCTGAATGGTCCGCCTACTGATGCAGAACTGGATATTACTGCTGTCTATGAAGTAGAAACCTCTTTGGCAGATATAGGGGTAGAAACTGAATCCAAGAGAGTGCCGGTTTGGGCGGTTACTAAAATATCAGGAAATTTGGAAGGGCTGGAAGTAAAATTTGATATAGAAATACCTAATACTGGAGATAACAATTATGCTTTGAATGATAGATTAGCCTCTATCAGGGCAGATGAAAGTGAGCTCAATAAACAGGTATTTTCTCTAATTGCGCTGAATAAGTTTTTACCGGAAAATAATAATCTATTTGGCGGAAGTGGCGGAGGCGGAGGAACAACTAGTACTGTAAATGCGCAAGTGGATCAGGGTATAAGTGGATTGCTTTCGCAACAGCTCAATAATTTAGCACAGGATTATCTGGGTGTACAAGTAAGTGTAAATGTAGAATCCCGGGAAGGAACTTCCAGTTATACTGACAAAAATGTAGGAGTGAATGTATCCAAACAGTTGTTTGATGAAAGATTAAGTGTGTCGGTAGGAGGAAATGTAGGGGTAGGCGGCGCAGCTTCTGCCAGTAATAATGCCAGAAATATTATTGGCGATTTTACGGTAGAATACCGGCTACTTCCTTCAGGAAACCTGAATCTGAAATTCTTCCGGAAAAATGAACAAAATATACTTATTTCTTCAACCAGGCAACAGGAAAGAATTGGTTTTTCAATTTTACACCGCAAAAACTTTAACCGCTGGAAATATTTATTTATCAGCCGCAAACGGGCAAGGGAAAGGGAAAATTTAAAGTTGGAGACTTCTTCAGAAACGAAAGAATTGGATTGA